Proteins from a genomic interval of Paraconexibacter algicola:
- a CDS encoding diacylglycerol/lipid kinase family protein — MPSVDRRVALIVNPSSGGGRALKALPRVEARLRELGVPFRSEPTRSLEHGAELARAAAQAGEVAVALSGDGLVGALAGALRGVDGAVLGVVPGGRGNDFCRSSGIPQDPVAACDVLAHGVERDLDVGDVDGRTFIGIASLGFDSDANRIANEAPARLGNLVYVYGALRALAAWKPARFTIEVDGATRTFSGWSVAAANASAYGGGMFLAPGASLRDGLLDVVTTADIPKRRFAASLPKVFKGTHVDEPSVDVVRGREIRISADRPFTVYADGDPIGELPVVVRAVPAALKVLLPESPR; from the coding sequence ATGCCGTCCGTGGACCGCCGCGTCGCGCTCATCGTCAACCCGTCCTCCGGAGGCGGCCGCGCACTCAAGGCGCTGCCCCGTGTTGAGGCGCGGCTGCGCGAACTCGGCGTGCCCTTCCGCAGCGAGCCGACGCGCAGCCTCGAGCACGGCGCCGAGCTCGCCCGTGCGGCCGCGCAGGCCGGCGAGGTCGCGGTCGCGCTCAGCGGCGACGGGCTCGTCGGCGCGCTCGCCGGGGCGCTGCGCGGCGTCGACGGCGCGGTGCTCGGCGTCGTCCCCGGCGGCCGCGGCAACGACTTCTGCCGCTCCAGCGGCATCCCGCAGGACCCGGTCGCCGCCTGCGACGTCCTCGCCCACGGCGTCGAGCGCGACCTCGACGTCGGCGACGTCGACGGCCGCACGTTCATCGGCATCGCCTCGCTGGGGTTCGACTCCGACGCCAACCGCATCGCCAACGAGGCCCCGGCACGGCTCGGCAACCTCGTCTACGTGTACGGCGCCCTGCGCGCCCTCGCCGCCTGGAAGCCCGCCCGCTTCACGATCGAGGTCGACGGTGCCACCCGCACGTTCAGCGGCTGGAGCGTCGCCGCCGCGAACGCCAGCGCCTACGGTGGCGGGATGTTCCTCGCGCCCGGGGCGAGCCTGCGCGACGGCCTGCTCGACGTCGTCACCACCGCGGACATCCCCAAGCGCCGCTTCGCCGCCTCGCTGCCGAAGGTCTTCAAGGGCACCCACGTCGACGAGCCGAGCGTCGACGTCGTCCGCGGCCGCGAGATCCGGATCAGCGCCGACCGGCCCTTCACCGTCTACGCCGACGGCGACCCGATCGGCGAGCTGCCCGTGGTCGTGCGCGCCGTCCCCGCCGCGCTGAAGGTCCTCCTGCCCGAGAGTCCGCGCTGA
- a CDS encoding HAD-IIA family hydrolase, with amino-acid sequence MSRAIRSRRTAAEDTVPDREPLPLLRGYDHVLLDLDGCVRIGREPTPRAPEAIDALRAAGKRIAFVTNATEHTPEDLVRSLWRSGIRASVEEIVTVGTAVQFLVADRPQWRTAYVIGPPAIWRHVQDAGARIVNGTEEAAVADVVVATGTKDLAFEELKGATQALLEGADLLSGGRDRTFPTPDGPWPGTGAVAAFLEYAAEVTAEMVGKPDPGIFRTALDRLGPGRALMVGDRLDSDLDGARAAGIDGAIVLSGVTTAAQAAAADPPPVAVAATLADLVLGG; translated from the coding sequence ATGAGCAGGGCGATCAGGAGTCGGCGCACGGCCGCCGAGGATACCGTCCCCGACCGTGAGCCTCTCCCCCTCCTGCGCGGCTACGACCACGTGCTGCTCGATCTCGACGGCTGCGTGCGGATCGGCCGCGAGCCGACCCCGCGCGCCCCCGAGGCGATCGACGCCCTCCGCGCCGCCGGCAAGCGGATCGCGTTCGTCACCAACGCGACCGAGCACACGCCGGAGGACCTCGTGCGCTCGCTGTGGCGCTCCGGGATCCGCGCGTCGGTCGAGGAGATCGTCACCGTCGGGACCGCCGTGCAGTTCCTCGTCGCCGACCGGCCGCAATGGCGGACCGCCTACGTCATCGGCCCGCCCGCCATCTGGCGCCACGTCCAGGACGCGGGCGCGCGGATCGTCAACGGCACCGAGGAGGCGGCGGTCGCCGACGTCGTCGTCGCCACCGGCACGAAGGACCTCGCCTTCGAGGAGCTCAAGGGCGCCACGCAGGCGCTGCTCGAGGGCGCCGACCTGCTCAGCGGCGGCCGCGACCGCACCTTCCCCACCCCCGACGGCCCGTGGCCCGGCACCGGGGCGGTCGCCGCGTTCCTCGAGTACGCGGCCGAGGTCACGGCCGAGATGGTCGGCAAGCCCGACCCCGGCATCTTCCGCACCGCCCTGGACCGGCTCGGCCCCGGGCGCGCGCTGATGGTCGGGGACCGCCTCGACAGCGACCTCGACGGCGCGCGCGCGGCCGGGATCGACGGGGCGATCGTGCTCTCCGGCGTCACGACCGCCGCGCAGGCGGCCGCCGCCGACCCGCCGCCCGTCGCGGTCGCCGCGACGCTCGCGGACCTCGTGCTCGGCGGCTGA
- a CDS encoding peptidylprolyl isomerase: MRRLLIALLIVPTLALAACGDDGTVEEGDAGTTSTAAQTTATADATATPEAEAASALPEGCTDVDAPQPKGEQSLDAPKDRLDAGKTYTVTFTTNCGAFDVRLDVRGAPKTSASIAALVKDGFYDGLTFHRIVPGFVIQGGDPLGDGQGGPGYSVVEAPKSSARYTKGVVAMAKTQIEDPGTSGSQFFVVSGDDAGLPPDYAVLGKVTKGLGVVTRIESVPVGPGDVPLAPVVISKATLKVS, from the coding sequence GTGCGCCGACTCCTGATCGCCCTGCTCATCGTGCCGACCCTGGCCCTCGCGGCCTGCGGGGACGACGGCACCGTCGAGGAGGGCGACGCGGGCACGACCAGCACGGCGGCGCAGACGACGGCGACCGCGGACGCCACCGCGACGCCGGAGGCGGAGGCCGCCTCGGCGCTGCCCGAGGGCTGCACCGACGTCGACGCGCCGCAGCCCAAGGGCGAGCAGTCGCTCGACGCGCCGAAGGACCGGCTCGACGCCGGGAAGACGTACACGGTGACGTTCACGACGAACTGCGGCGCGTTCGACGTGCGGCTCGACGTGCGCGGCGCGCCGAAGACGAGCGCCTCGATCGCCGCGCTGGTGAAGGACGGCTTCTACGACGGCCTGACCTTCCACCGGATCGTGCCGGGCTTCGTCATCCAGGGCGGCGATCCGCTCGGCGACGGCCAGGGCGGCCCGGGCTACAGCGTCGTGGAGGCGCCGAAGTCCTCGGCGCGGTACACGAAGGGCGTGGTGGCGATGGCCAAGACGCAGATCGAGGACCCGGGCACGTCGGGCAGCCAGTTCTTCGTGGTCAGCGGTGACGACGCCGGGCTGCCGCCGGACTACGCGGTGCTCGGCAAGGTCACCAAGGGCCTGGGCGTCGTGACGCGGATCGAGAGCGTCCCGGTCGGTCCGGGCGACGTGCCGCTGGCGCCGGTCGTGATCTCGAAGGCGACCCTGAAGGTCTCCTAG